The following is a genomic window from Carassius gibelio isolate Cgi1373 ecotype wild population from Czech Republic chromosome B7, carGib1.2-hapl.c, whole genome shotgun sequence.
GTGCAGTAATTCACAGAGCGCTGTATAAATGCATCATTGATTGGTTTCTGTTACTAGATTCTTCAGCTGTTGAGTTCTGGTTTAATTCACCTCCGATCTCAGGTACATCTCCCTTCCAGGTGTTGACCAGCAGACCTTCCTTACGTGATGAGGATCCTCCCAGAATCACCTGCGACTGCAGCGAGGCATTATGGGGAATGTGGAAGGGGTGGAACTGGTCACTGAGAGGATTCTTCTGACACGTCTGGTTCCTGTCGTCGATGGTATAAACCACACCCTGAGCAAATAAaggaaaacacacatttaattatATGAAAGCCGTTTCTGCcatgtgataataataataataataataataataataataataatgttttgataaATCATAATTATCACTTACAAAGTTTATAATTATGAGAAAATTTATTTGATGACATAAAGTCTTCatagtaaataattataaaataaaaaaataaaaacgatgACAAGTCATTATTATGAGATAATTCATATGATTACATAAAAAGTCATGATTATAAGATAGATAATTGCAATTCTGAcatagtcataattatgagataaaaacacaaaatcatgACATAAAAcgtaaattatgagataaatcgAAGTCATGACAAAAACCATAACCATGAGATAAAAAGTGAAAATTGTCAAAAGTCCTAATTACAAGATAgattaaaaaagtcaaaattatgacaaaagtaAATTACAAGATAAAAAGTTATAATTATAagacaaaaattctaaattatgatataaaaagtcatgattatgagaagttgaaaataattttgactttttttatctCATGATGGACTATCAATTAAATTCTGACGaacacaattatgagataaaaataaaaatatgatattaaaagTCAATTTAGATAGAAGTCATTATTATGATATAAGTCAAAGTTGTAAGTGAATTATGAGACAAAAAGTCAAATTtatgacatttatatataattatggtAAAAGCTCAAATTATGATAAgtagattatgaaaaaaaaaatcactttgagATTAAAGCCATAATTATCAGTTCAAAAGTCAATTCAAGTTCAAAATAATTCTCAAATAAATAgtcaaaaatatgtataaaaaaaagaaaaagtaaattataaattatatgaatctATTAAAAGGTTAAAATGAATAATCAAATTTATGACATAAAAGGCTATTAAGATAAACAATTAtactaacaacaacattaatgacattaaaacagttttggtgaatttagtaaatgtttatttagaaACTTAGTCAATATTTGACACAATTAAACATCAGCACACATTCTGTGTAGTTTTGAGACTTTTCTGTGAATTTCATTTACACGTATCAAACAAAGCGCATGTTTTTGAGTGATATTCTCTGTATATTGAAGCTGCACGGACGAGGATGTGGAGTGAAGTTTGTGTTTGTGCTTCACCTTTTTAAACAGGAACAGTAAATCCACATAGAACGATTTGTTCTGAACATGACCCGTCTCCCATAAACGGATGCGCTGGCCCAAAGCATCATAAATATATTTGGCCACTGCCCAGACCTGGCCATCTTGAGTGCTCTGAAACACACCCGGTCATGCTTTATATATACAGACACATTACACAACAAGTCTTACATTCTTTAACAATGCACTGCTGGTGAATCTCAGTGAATCATACAATCAAACAGAACAAACTCCAGACTGATTATCATGCAAGTGGATtcgcaatgcatcatgggagcGGATGTCATTAATGAGCTCTGCTCTGCTGTCTTCTTATAATGTTTAATATGTCATAACTCACCAAGCTTATAGAGCCAGACAGCAGCCGTGGAGTTTCTGTGGCACACACAACATGATTTACTTCACAAAAACTGTAGTTCGTAACTGTAATCTATTACATTACAAATTGTAAGTActataatcagattacttttagaGTAAATTTGATCCTGTCTTGTTTATAACGATGATTTAAATAAgataatcttgtaccatattgatataaaaaatacaaagaaattatttttgtaaatcagTGGTTAAATGCAGTGTAGCACCTGAGTGTTGCCTAAAACTGAAACTTGTTTGTTctgaaaaatgtttgaaatgaacTGAACAACATCTGACATAAAACTATTTTGAAGACTTACGGCATTTTTGTGGTGTTTGTGCCGAGCATCTTCCAGTCAGAAGCAGCACCGAACACAAAGCCAGCAGCGTCTTCATGTTTCCAGCCCAGATATCTGATCTTCAGCTGATCTCactgcatttaacacatccagGACTTCCTCATCTCAGTCCAGAATCCACGCCTGCTTCACCATCTCAAGAGCTCAAATCAGCATCAGCTCGGAGACTATGGAGAGATCAATGCTTTAATATCACATTCActgtttattatttaacatactgAGTCTAGTTCTGCTCTATCAGCCATTAAACCAATTAATGTTCATCACTTTTGTTTGGGATTAATGCACTTTGATTTATTTAGGGCTTTTTGTATTAGATTTtattcttttcatattttatatctcatatgaaatattttcactatttcaaataactgttttctgtgtgaatctgtgttaaagtgtaatttatttctgtgatgcacagctgtatttacagcatcattcctccagtcttcagtgtcacatgatcttcagaaatcagaataataactGAGGGTGAGGGTGATTTGCAGATGTTTTCAGACACATGACACTCAGCAGCATTAATGATGACTCTGTCATATGACTCTATTTGATCATGACCCAGGTATTTCACAATGTGGAACAGCATGCATTGCATCCAAAGGGTATTGTTGCCAACTAATAATAACAGTCCCTTCCTCATTTCTCAAATATCACCCTGGAACACAAGACAatcataagggtacatttttttCAGGCCAGCTTCAAAAGATGCTCAGGGCAGTGGACAGGCCGCTGCTGCGTGTCGTCACGAAAGCTTTTCATGTTCACGTGTTTTTAaaccttgccaatttaaacatttgaaagagtttaaagcattcaaacgtAAGAAAGCTGTACTGAGTAGTTGGTTACTCACAGgttgtgttcggtgcgcacgcaGAGAGCTGCATCTCACGGACAGCATCACTGAACCGAgatctccttcaggacgttcCTCCTGCatctgaacgaacaaatacaaatcacagtttaaacaaacagagagGGATGTGAAAGAGTCCAATTCAGTACCGCTGTCttctggtgttcagggcgcaTGCAGAGACGTGTTTTAAAGAGCTTAAACACCGACTCTGCAccttcttgctttttttttttttttttaccaacaaatacataaaaaatatgtcaaaataccatCTTGGAGAGTGTGTTCGAAAAAAACTGTGGTTATATCTTaggtgaaagtaaacagttgagaaagaaatcggatgtgtatcattaaAATGGATGCtctgtctcttaaagtgaccacacCTAATTTACtatctgctgtcagtgtctttaatgttaatccaagaaaatgaaagaaagaaaactaagcagtgttattttacatttgattattcagtttctgtacctggacacctacaaacttgaaaacttaaacattgtgtaaacagcacaaataaataaattgaacgaacttacaaattaaacaatttcaaacagggcccactggtacaaccttcaccggtgTCCCACAAACCACAGCTACGGCCTTTAAAAACCTTTAACTCTTATatgacaaaaaaactaacaaacaaacaagattTAAGAGCATGGCTTTATCCAATGTTCAGATCTATTCTATGGCGATGTTTGCAAATTATTCTACAAGATAATGCGTCAAACTGTCATACTAAAAATGTTTGCAATTCTTAATGCTATCAAAAACTGACAATGTTTATTAGTTAATGTGGGAGGAGATTGGCCAGTAATGAATTTGAGGTGGGAGTGGTTTCTAATGTGTCTAAGAAAGCATAAGTAGTTGTTGCAGCGATATACTACGAAGTTTTGCTTGACGTTCAGCCACTTTAACCTGGTTCTCGATTAACTTCTGTGCTCAACGTGCAGTTTTTATCCTCTTGTATAGGCTGATTTATTAAGTCAGTGTTGTGAGTCCATTAACATCATTTCTGTAAGATGTCTCATCGGCATTAGTGATAAGTCCTAGGATAGTTGTATTGTCAGTAAATTTGAGGATGATGTTGGAGCTATGCTTAGCATAGCAGTCATATGTGAACAGGGAGTACAAGAGAGGACTGAGTACACAACCCTGTGGGGCACCAGTGCTGAGTGTAAGTGAGGAGGATGTGTGATTGCCAATTCTCACCACCTGGGGTCTCCCGGTCAGGAAGTCCAGGACCCAGTTACATACTGTTAACAGTGACTGTTAAGACCCAGATCTTTCGGTTTGGCTATAAGTTTTGTAGGGATGATAGTATTAAATGTAGAGCTGTGATAAACAACTAGCATCCATACAAAGGTATCTCTTCCCTCAAAGTGCTCCATTTTAAAACACTTCCTGGAGTGCAAAGCTGTGAGTTTTACCAAGTTATTCATAGAGTTTTTGGTACTCTAATGTATATTTGTCATATTGAAagacataaatacaaatttaaactaaatatttaccttttttcaTGTAGTTCCAGTGGACCAATTATCCTCAGAAACTGATCTTCCAACATCATAAGAGAACACTTCTCATGATGTAAGGGCCGAGTTtcatttttaatgtacatttacatgTGTGTAAATATAATCTGGGTTATGTTGGCTGTGCCATATTTgtgcaatatttgtatttattgcagCTATCAAATGTTCATGAATTATCTTTCATTTTAGGATTTGGTTGGACCTGATAATATTGAGGGGTATGGAGCAGTTCAGGACTTGGCACAGTTTTTGGTCAGCCTCAGAGACCACCATTTGGCCTTGACTAGAGAAGAGTGTATCAAGATCATCACCCTGTTGTAGGCATTGGGGGAGTATGACAAGAAGAAGACCATTTACCCAACACGTCACCAAACCACCCTAAAAAAGGACAATTCAGGGCCAATAAGAAGATTGTGGAACAAGGTGTGAAGAGCACCAAAAGGTATGTTAAATTTAGCAAACACAGGGTCTTGATTGTTTAAATCgttttgtataaaaacatttaatataactgAAACTGGCTGAAATATCACCTTCTGGCTTGTTTGTTTAGTAAGAATTTTCTAGTAAAATGAGTAAAACCTGACGCCTTCGTGACTAGTTTATCTACCTGCAGCCTGTTAACTTCAAACTTTAGGCTTGTTATAACGTAAAATTATCAGTTGTGATTTATATTTAATGCTGACTTTGCTGTGTTGCTAAGTAAGTTACGTTGCTATGGAACGTTCCAACCATACTATTTTATTTAGCAGAAGCAATATAAtcatttcataatcaataaaatcattttggatcaatattttgtgtgaaattatttgtcttttattgttttttagtaAGAAGCCATGTAATAAGCGGGATAATATGCAGTCATTATTGCGAAATAAACCCAACAGGCTGACTAACGACACCGTATAAAGCTGAAATAATGCAACAACACAGTAACCCAGTAAAGACCACATCTGGGCTTCGGCACACACCATGTTGCTGCCGTGTGCCTCGAATTTGAGCTCTGTCATGTTAAatcttttttcatatatatatatatatatatatatatatatatatatatatatatatatatatatatatatataataatttttttacttaaaatctattttatacaccatcataTTCGTTTCTGTAACGTGTGAATGTATCCTCtgttgtattctacaacaaaatcAATCAGAGCGTatagttttatttagattttctgagactgctattagcttatagcccgttagcaCAACCAACGTGGTTACAACTAATCCCGCGTGTATTGCTACTACTCCATTCACACACAATACCATTgctttactcactgttacttgctttaatggcagatGCATGTCTACTTTTGATTAAAGGTGAGGACACGTtgactatttttaaagtttgggctcataatcattagatcactcacacccaaagcagttattatcatcattatcattctggttctagtcagaatcctggcagcagcgttctggatgagttgcagctgtctaatggtctttttgggaaggccagtgaggagcccattacaatagtccaccctgctggtgataaaggcatgaaccagtttctccaagtcttgaatggaaacaaaacatctaattattgcaatgtttttttaaatgatagtatgctgatttagttactgctttgacatgactactgaaactaaggtctgtctccagaatcacaccaagattcctgacttgatttttagttgtttgacccctagagtaaaggtatgcattcaccttgaaaacgtCATCTTTGTTtgcaaatgcaatgacttcagttttagTTCTAGCTCATCCaactgcacaatctgactttgctgttcAATctgaattgaactactggtttcgtctggtcagaggagagctggccccccaactgagcctggtttctcccaaggtttttttctccattctgtcaccgatggagtttcggttccttgccgctgcctctggcttgcttagttggggtcacttcatctacagcgatatcgttgacttgattgcaaataaatgcacagacactatttaaactgtacagagatgacataactgaattcaatgatgaactgcctttaactatcattttgcattattgacacactgttttccaaatgaatgttgttcagtgctttgacacaatgtattttctttaaagcgctatataaataaaggtgactttgactttgttaATTTCATCAATTAATTgtcagagggagtcaatggggctgtagtaatttggcaataaggctaggtaaatctggataTCACCAACATAGCTGTTTTAagcaatttgattattttttattatttgacttaaCATACAGgtgagcatatacaggctaaacaagagcggtgcaagaattgagccttgtgggactctgcatgtcatggatgtccacttagacttatgctctcctagactcacatgaTAGCATCTACCTTCTAAGTGTGACCTGAACCATTTgtgtaccatcccagaaagcccgacccagttttccagtttctctagtagtatgttatgatcaacaGTGTCAAATGTAGCACTGAGATCTAGTAGTACAAGCACCAGAATCataatttaagcgaatatcatttattatcttaataagcactgtctctgtgctgtgatgctgtCGGAAACCAGATTTAAAATGGTTTGTTCAggtttgttcagctgattaaagacTACCTTTTAATAATCTTgcctataaaataaatatttgatattgGTTAATAaatgctcaaaatggtgttatcaagatcgCTTATgaaggaggggcttaacaactgcagttttcagggagtttggaaatgtcacataaagaagtgaggcattcacaacttctaagagatctgcctCCGAACAATTAAGGACCCTTTTGAAAaatatgtgggaagtgtgtcaagatagcaggtcgacgattttaggtgctgcactatgtcttccaaaaATTGTAGTCATTGATTTAACATTTgggctttttttttctccaatattCTTTTATCCAGTAACAGCTGGATGCCTCTGTCCATATAAGGGATTTCATGGTGTGTCACAAGTTATTACTTCTACTAATCCACATTGGACTTTCTGCAAGAGAGCACCCTCCGGTATCTGGTGTGaatgaaacatacaaaatgtctCACTGATCAGAGCATGGCGCAAACTCAAATCATTGTGCCTCTTCTATGAACTCAACCGTGACTAACAGGCACTGGACTTGgcacaatggatagcgcattggacttctagccAAATCTAGTGATgtgatttatgtaaatataataaagctTGGTTTAGTTGTTAGAAAACACATTGCAGATCCCAGGTTAAATGACTATTCATCCTTAACAATTGTCAATGAAAACGTGACTCTCAATGCAAATAACTAATTTCTTAGAATTTTCAGTATTTGTGTAAATGTATTAGACATGCATCATTAGCATAACAAATTCATGAATATGCAAACATGAGTGTGTTTGCATTTGTTACTGCAGTAAAAACTACATgggttaataaaacatcatctgATCTCCTAAACAGCTTTACATCAACCCAGAGCTCATTTTTCATTGTctgttttaaactaaacaaatgatGAGGAGTGTTCAGcagatttactcatcctcatgcaaCCTGGACAAAGAAGCATCATGAAGCTATTGCTCAATTATATTTACAGAATCATAACATTAAAGAAAACAGTTTGACTCAAGCACTATATTCCATATCATCTGGTCATCTGAACAATCGTAAGAAAATTtcaacatataacatatatattacacatatattacactaaatatatttatatacatgagGGGCGTTTCCTGGCAAGGGAGCAGTGTGGGAGTTTTTAGTGAGTAATCAGCTTggtgaaatttaaataaaatctctGCAAAGGCTATTTACCAAGCTTTGATGACTGATGATCCAgaataatacacaaataaaataagtgaaaagtttattattaaaaagaataCCTGAACGTTAGTAGCTAAGTCaagtaatctttatttttatagtgcttttaacaatacagattctGACTAGAGAATTTaactgttagatttttttttacttcatcagaatgcctgcttttagctttagctttgcttcttagctttagcttttagccatgctgttagtcatcactgttctttgagtgcggttccagcgtgcttcagcctgcacgcctgctgctacttagccacgatgagaagaaacaccacctagtctcgtcaaactttacttcttttcttttccgtttgagagtttcgtgttctgagttaagttttgtaacgctgtGTCTGACCTCGACtgcccattcaacttcaaccagccacacaactctgcagccaacgcccaaccacgggcttcccaatacgtcacttcaacgactactgaacttccagcaaATCAGCAACCTCGGGAAACTCCCTTTCAATGACAACTTAACAAAGGCAATGTACCTACAGAAATTTGTACtggtttatataatataattctaacctcattgaggaactcaatgtgagggctaattaagtgattgatggttattcatgtctatgcaatttaacgtattgctgtaaacttgggatttcacattttcattctcttaaactcatccttccctaactttcgatgtttctgcaacttgtgtgaatgtatgagtccgtgcgtttatgtgttagattagtttatatgtcttagatttatctaataaagccttattcattttgaaaagagaaggtatcttgtgttttgtgcttacaagttaatgtcataaactgccgatcttgttactgtgctaattgatagtgttttcactatactttagctattaatatccagcacagattttatgttaaatggctcgttcagtgaatcgcagggcgtctcggtgatcagccatgaaacagtgattctgttcaaattccctttaaaatcttaaattatcccctttgagctaaattcacctgtttcccttacagtataatcagcataacagtgaaagctaacaccatgtttcctgatgatatctcccaaaggtaacatgtaaagcgtgaagagtaatggtcctagtactgagctttgaggtactccataatgcacttgtgatcgatatgatacttcttcattcactgctacaaattgatggcagtcatataagtatcAATTGAACAGTGCTAATGGACTTCCATTAATACCAACAAAGTCTCATCTGTTTTTTCACCTGCTCCTCTTCCAGATCTTCAGCTTTCTCCTGACAGaccaacactgaaaataaaataaaatgatctacatttttcaacagttttgctCAAATAGGAATGAAATCAACTTTAATTCATGGACAATCTCTAGATTACCAGTTTTACCATGTGCTACAGAGTAATAGGACACAACTGCACATGGCTGAAATGTTTGTTAGACACTGCATCTGCTCTTCTACTCTACATTCTGCACCAGCTTCGTATAACAATTGAATTAATGGGTGAGTTAATGCCTAATCTCATGGAGAGGTGTCTCCAAGGTGGCAGGGTTTGTGTGGCCTATGTAGCTTCCTCCTGAAGAGATGCAGCTGCAAATGATCGGCCTGTGATGAGGACGGGCAGGTGTTCCTCACTTGTTTCCAGGGTGACACTTATGAAGCTTTGGGATGCTGGacacaatatatatacattacattatctgctatatatttgcttcttatttattaaaatggtaaatgattgataaaacattgatcaaaattaagacaCAATTGATACAGaatgaaaatcttttaaaaagagttttctataaaaaaaaaacttaatgaagtcataaaaatcatgtttaaccaaaaaaaaaataggcaagaAATTGTGTCTCCTGGTAGGACattggaagtcgtggcctaatggtaagagagtcggacttgcaatcgaagggttgtgaatTTGAGTCTCGggtggcaggaattgtaggttgagggagtgcatgtacagttctctctccactttcaataccacgactgtgagcaaggcaccgaacccccaacagctccctgggtgctgcagcataaatggttgcccactgctctgggtgtgtgttcacagtgtgtgtgtgtgtgtgtgtgtgtgtgtgttcactgctccgtgtgtgtgcacttcggattggttaaatgcagagccagaattctgagtatgggtcaccatacttggctgaattagATTAGTCAAAAGAGGCCAAAAGATGGTGCCTGTGTCTATGGCCTGCCGTCTGTCTCTGCACACTTTGTTTGTATTTACGTTATTTTTGTCAATTATTATTGCAAATGTCAACTCTCTACTGGTCTATGACTGCCAAATACTTTTAGACCTTCGACCCTTGATTAAAAACTTGGTGCCATTTGAGCATGATGGCCAAAAAACTTTCTGTCCTCCGTTTCTTACGGGAATACCAGCTCACCTTCGCCATGTGTCAGCTCTACTTTTGTGCAGAGTGCGCCGTAGACGCGGGGGAAAAGGCGGTGGTTGGCTGGTGAAATTAAGGACTAGGCTGGCGTCTTCCTCTATGACTTGGAATCCGTTCGGATTTTCGTCGCCTCGTGCTGTGGCATTCTGCGGATCCGTTTGGCTCCTATTTGGTTCCAGTGGCTGGCTTGGACGTGGGGCTCCCTGTTCGCTGTGTTCAGGCTCCTCGCCTCCACTGGCGTGGGGTGAATCAGCAGAATCTCCGGCTGCTTGCTCAGACTACACTGGCTGCAAAAGCCCTGGATCCAGCTAGGTTTGCCCTGGTGAATGCTACATCGCTAGCAAACAAAACTTTCATCTTGAAGGACTTCTTTGAGTCACGCGATCTGGATTTTCTCTGTGTAACGGAAACGTGGATTCCAGTGGGTGAGTCGAGTGCTTTTTGTGAACGTTTACCGTTTGATTCTTTCTACTTTAACTCCCCGAGAACGTCAGGTCGTGGAGGAGGACTGGCAAcagtctataaaataaattttaagtgTAAACAGCTCGCACTCTCTGTATCCTTTGCCACCTTTGAGGTGGATTTGTTTGAACTGAGCGGTGCATCTCCAGTGCTGTGCGCACTCGTTTATACTGTTGGCCACCCAAATACAACAAGGATTTCATCACTGACTTTTCTCAATTTTTGGCTGAGTTTGTGCCAATGTATGACTGTCTCCTTATTGTAGGGGACTTCACATGTGCTGTCCTGAAAAGCCAATGGCAAGAGCCTTTTTAAATGTCATTGACTGTTTTAATCTTGTACATTGTGTATCTGGCCCCACACAGGAACGTGGGCACACTCTTTACTTGGATTTAACTCATGGCTTAACTGTTTCTAATCTTGAAGTCTGTGATGCTTTCTTTTCTGATCATATGCCTGTTGTATTTGAAATTTCCCTCTCCTGTGTCATAGTTAAACCATATGCCCTTGTGCGCTGTGGTCAAATAGTTAACCCTTCCACTGCTGCTCAGTTTTCCtctgtttttaatctaaattgtgtctCTCTTTGTCCTAATACAACTGTTGAAGATCTGTGCGCTGGTTTCAATGCTGCTTGCCTAGCAGCATTAGACATGGTTGCCCCTGTAAAAACCAAGGTGTCTAAACCGAGATCTGACCCTTGGCTGAACGATGTCACCCGCGCTGCCAGACGCGAGTGCAGAAGGGCGGAAAGAAAATGGAAGAGGTATAAACTCCAAGTGTCATTTCAGATACTTCGAGAGAGTTGGTGTTCTtatcaaaaaattataaaagctgGAAAGAacaagcatgtttctaacattatttCTTCTAATGGTCACAATCCTCGAGATCTTTTTAATaccatcaaaacttttttttaatgtcccaCAACTCCAGTGCTTTGAGAACCCATCAAAAGTGTGTGAGGAGTTTCTTCACTTTTTTATCCACAAGGTGGAGAGCATTAGGGCCCTTATTGGTCCACCTTTGTATGACCCTGGCATTTCTGTAACCTGTTCTGCTGTTTTGAACCAGTTTGAGCCTGTTAGTTTGCCTCTTTTAGAAAAGGTTATTGGTCAAATGAAGTTCACTGGCTCCCCCAATGATGTGATTCCCCCTCGTCTTTTTAAAGAGGTTTTTCCTACAGGTTTTTCTTCCCTGCATACTTGATATTGTTAATGTCAGTTTAAcaatacccagatttacctagccttatctccaaatgactacagcccaattgactccctctgccaatgcattgatgaaattaatagttggatgtgccagaactttcttcagttaaacaagcttccagaagagatcagatgtgctaaaacactagtcacatttaaatctagacttaaaactcatctgtttagctgtgcatttattgaatgagcactgtgcaatgtctgaactgattgcactatattttcactgtttttttattttattttatgtaaaatcattttctaactgttttaaattcattttaaataagtaatttttgtaataattttaaaagttttaaaattacttgttttatttttgttattatttttcttcattattattttactttcttttatgtaaagcactttgaattaccattgtgtacgaaatgtgctatataaataaacttgccttgccttgccttgccttactggAGTCATACCTATGAGTTttaaacatgcagtttttcaACCCTTGTTAAAGAAACCTGGTCTAGACAGACTTGAGCTCTCCAACTAtcggcctatttctaagctcccTCTGTTTTCCAAAATTATGGAGAAAGTTGTTTATCTGCAGCTGAGCACATTTTTGAATGAAA
Proteins encoded in this region:
- the LOC127962270 gene encoding ependymin; its protein translation is MKTLLALCSVLLLTGRCSAQTPQKCQTPRLLSGSISLSTQDGQVWAVAKYIYDALGQRIRLWETGHVQNKSFYVDLLFLFKKGVVYTIDDRNQTCQKNPLSDQFHPFHIPHNASLQSQVILGGSSSRKEGLLVNTWKGDVPEIGGKYLATVTEFGCFPVSMLYYSARTGWIATTYFNAVKGIGDPEQLNPPPFCPAAETEDQKLDFFSAFF